The stretch of DNA aatcaggaggcagctcaaacgacagTGAAGCACCATTCCCTGATGAAATCATGCGTTCTACACGCGCTTTGATGGGGAGAACACTGATATGCCTTCCTGAACCCCCATATGCCCTGATGGTATTAGTCACAGTTACAGAGactgatgtcagaagatccttcggggggtgaaccctcagaaagcaTCTGGACCTGATTGTATACCgggtcgagttctcaaaacctgtgctgaccaactggctggagattttgcagacattttcaacctctcattagtgaggtctgaggttcccacctgctttgagtagcaatgttacaaaattttgagattttaaaaatcaagtctgtaatttatcccatcagataaagcataaaaataagtttaatttgacacctaattcactttcatatctcaagtatttaaaaagttatggccattttcatactgggaaatgagcatcttgttccctattgattttctatggacataacaaaaaagctgtgatcgtgaacagtcaaaagcccataactttcttaaaaattaagagaactgaatgaaattttcagttatcatagattgaagcattctgaaacaaatataaaataatcttacttggatgacctgaaattaaagcacatagttagttagttacctaattgtagctaatttcagacttcaattactagatctaaacatctatccatttcttaataaatgattaacatttttaaatagcctaaatgtccaaataatattcacaaataattcacaataaaacatgatttttaaatctcatttacattaatttataggccaaatggaaggaatttagtgtttaattgttgtaaataaatgcccatttaaatcagctttccagtgggtccctgtggaacgcgctggtttagaatgttcacattgcggtagatttgtgccccaaatgccgagaaaaatactgcgggatataatgggcccaaattgagctactcgcaatattaaactttgtataaagggatctttagaagccctttttaatgtaaaaatatacaacctaacttctgctatttgctttatgagaccctgcggttgctggcggtcgcgggtttagagattgatttttaaactactataactattattcaaggcctttaaacctaaaaatagcttttgcgacggggtcttccagcgatttttcgttaataattaactaggctgaacattttcgattggaacagcttagagaaaatcgcgttttaaacccgccccctctaaacggcgccaaaatcgcgcacacttgcagcgacagattttcaacgacgcttcaggtaggttttgcaacatacctactttgagggcatcaataataccggtgtccaagaagagtaaggtgatgtgcctcaacgactatcaaccagtggcactaacgtccgtggtgatgaagtgctttgagaggttggttatggtgcatatcaactcctacctcaacaagaacctcgacccattacagtcgcctaccatcacaacaggtcaacgtaggatgtgatctcactggctctcccccTGCACTGCaccggacaataaaaacacttatgtcaggctgttgtttatagactgctGCTCGGagttcaataccattatcccctccaagctggttaccacacCACTCCACCCTTGGTCCGTAGGGGGAGGAGTGGCTCCGCTGTCAGCGACTGATGACGGGATCTAGGGAGGACTAGATCCCGTCACCAGACCgaaggactggtgacgggatctagggagtgggtagggccgaagatgtcctggttgggttgctccctggcctggccaagctggccatccgcgagtcatggtGCCTGGCGGAAGAGGGTTTTGCCCGAGCAGGATGCTTGCCCCTTTCCCGGGTGGTTTTAGAGAGggccatagttgtatagtagttatttagtatatttgtatgGATGGTAACATAGTTGTTTGAAAATGTAGATAATATGGTGATTTTGcactgtggtggtgggtgtgttacgCCGGTTTTGGTATTTTGGGGTGTTTGTATCGTatttgtaattaaataaattacttttgatacaaaaaaaaagctggactGGGTCTCtgggcatccctctgcaattggatcctcgacttcctcatccacagaccacagtcagttcgaattggcagaaacacttcttcctcattaacaatcagtaagctgcgtgctcagccccctgctatactcactcATGACTGTATAGcaggacacagtgcgaactccatcttcatgtttgccgacgacaccaccgttgttggacgaattacagatggtgatgagtcagagtacagaagtgagatcgatcgattgaccaaatggtgccagcacaacaacctgggtcTCAATATCAATAAAACCAATTAACTGATTGTggcctttggaagaggaaggatgaggacccccaatcctgtttatatcaatggtggggagagtcaaaacttcaaattcctgggtgtgcatatttcagaagatctttcctggacccagcacactgatgcaattataaagaaagcgcaTCAATGCCTCTCTTTCCTGacaagattacggagatttggtatgaACTTCTCTTGAActgctacaggtgtacagtagagagcatattgactggttgcatcacggcctggttcggcaacttgaatgcccaggagcgaaaaagactgcaaaaaattgtgactacccagtccatcaccggctctgacctccccaccatcaaagggatttaccggagtctctgcctcaaaaaggcagccagcatcatcagagacccgcaccaccctggccatacattcatttcactcctgccatctgaaaactgtaacgtctacgtttaggaacagcttcttccctacagccatcaggctattaaacactacaacctcaaataagctctaaactacaatagattgttattgttattattgcactacgtctgtgtgtgtctgtctgtctgtctgtctgtctgtctgtctgtctgtctgtgtgtctgtctatctgtgtgtgtgtccctccgtccctccctccttaatgtttgggacaaagacccaccatttatttatttgcctctgtactccacaatttgagatttgtaacagaaaaaaatgacatgtggttaaagtgcacactgtcagattttattaaaggccaataaaacactcttgactcttgactatttTATTCGGCTCcaaagattcatagaaacatagacataaaaacatagaaaataggtgcaggagtaggccattcggcccttcgagcctgcaccgccattcaatatgattatggctgatcatccaactcagtatcctgtacctgccttctctccatactccctgatccaacaagggccacatctaactccctcttaaatatagcaatattCGGTTTCGGGCTGATAGTTTGAGGATTGATATTTGCAGTAATTAAGGCAAAAGTAAAATAATATTGTTTGtaaatttgtaattttattttcccAGATATCAAGGCAAAGAGGGATGGGCACctgcatcatatctgaggaaaatCAAAGATGAACTTTCTCCAACGAAGAAGCCTGTTAATGGGCCGGTTGAGATCATTGGCAACATAATGGAAATAAGTAACCTTCTGAACAAGAAAACAAGCAGTGAAAAAGAGATTCAGACAGAGAACGAGCCCAGACATTATGATCATCCTCCACTCACTGCAAAGGAGATTAGCCTTCCACTGCCATGTGAACAGACCAATGGTGATGTAGCAGTGTTAATAGGAACAGAGAAGAGATTCAGTCGAGCCACACCAGGCACCCCAGCTGTGGCCAGGATCGCTCCACAGAGAGCAGAGATAGGTACGGGATGAAGAAGTTTCCTGTTCTATAATAACAAATTCCAGCTTGAGTCTGACCTAAAACCATGTTTACCAATCCAATGGTTcattggtactttattgtcacatgtacctagatacagtcaAATTCTGTTTTTGTATACTGTTCAGTAAGAATCTTATGATACACAAGCGCAATATACTTGAGTACAAGCGTGTAagatagtagattacactgaggcagcaCATAAGAGTTGCCACATAACCAGCACCATCATGTACGCTTCAAGTTCAGAGTtgttaaaaatgttagtgtcttaacttggccatgaaGGCCTGCTGGCAGCACTGGATTGGCGTTGCAAGGTCAGCTTGGCTAGGCAATGGTGAAAAGAGATCTGTGGggtaggtttttcacacagagcatggTTAATATCTggtaccagctgccagaggaggtggagacacacaataacatttaacagGCTTTTCCACAGATATTTGGATAGAAAAGAAGTAGAGATATAGGCCAAAGGCCTGTAAATGGGATCCGTGCATACAGACATCGTGGCTGGCACAGTGTATGCTTTGCATTTCTATGTTATACTTTATTGTAATAAAACCATGATTGATAGGTTACTTGGTCACTGTATATGGCCCCTAGTTGTGGAATCTGCAGGCAGTTAATGTAAAAGCAGATTAATATAGCATTGGGAAAATAGGTGGTTGGTGCAGAAGCAGCcggctgaaggacctgctccCATGCTGTACGTCCCGTGACTCTATGCATTAATTCTATGAACATTAACCATTGCTGGATTATTGTCAGACTTTTCAACGTAGTTTCCCAACATACCAAACCAATTTGCTCCTCTGCATTCGTAGATTGTTTCATTCAGGTTTTAAGACTTTGGTGTTAGAACTATATAACTTTACATTTTAATCTCAGATCTCTGTCATTGCCACCGAGGCCCCTGATGTACAAGACCAGTTAACTGTTATGTTATTGCACGATTCCAGAGTTAAAATAGCCTGTTAAATTTTTGTTCTTTAACATTAACTTAATCTTGTATTTAAACTCTGACTTTGATTCCACATTAATATGACTAATTTGGTTTGGCCCATCTATATCTAAATGTGTCTCTCATGATTATTGTATGACATTGTTACTTGCATCTCCAGTTACTTGATTCATTCTCGGCCCTATATTTCAATTCCTGTACCAAATTCCCACCATTGTTTAGTAAGCTCCAACCAGTCTAAATCTATTACTTGATTTTCTGAATGTTTGACATTGTCTGTGTTAATATATGTTTATATTTACTACTTCTACCAACCCATATCACTTCAGTGTTCCAGCTAAGGATCCATTTCATGAACAAAAATGTGTTTATCGAGAGAATGGTGATAAAACAGAAATCGTTACTGCAGAGAGAGATTTTGATAAATAGTGTGGAGTAAGTAAGAGTTGACTGTGAGTTTGACATGATGAAGAGAGTGAGGTGTAGCATTGCATTAGGTTGTCCTAAATGGTCATTTTGTGTACTATAGATTCTAGGTAATATATATATAGGCCGATTGCCATGTAAGTTGTTTCATTGTTAAAATTGTTTCAACTCGGAAAGCTAGTTTTAGAATTTCTCTGTCAATTCTGTTAAATATTTCTCTATCCACAGATGGagttttttaatttcagatttctgcAGATGTTTTCATCTTAATTTTGTTTTTTCGCAGGTTCCCCAAACCTAAGGCAGAAGCCGCCCCCACGAAGGGAGGCAAGTATGGTATGTCTGCATTTTGTTTTCTTATGAggaaaagatgagagggaaaagaatggggggggggggggggggggggttttcttttacacagagtatggcgggtatatggaatgagctgccagagaaagtagttcaaCCAGGGACAATACAACACTGAGCCCATCTCATGTtatccttgagaaggtggtggtgagctgctgCCTTGAACCAGTGCAACCCTTGAGGTGTGGGTATACTCACAATGCTGTTATGGAGAGAGTtccaagattaaaaaaaaaaaaaaaatatccagtGATGGTGAAGCAAaaatgatatatttccaagtcaggaaatATCGTGTGTGCTTTGGATGGCAACTTGCAGATTATGGTGTTGCAatagttttggtttattattgtcatgtccatctgtagaagtttgagtcTTTGTAGATGTTGAATTTtctcagtctcctgaggaagtagaggcgtttgcTGCATTTTTTGGCTGTAACTTCAGTCCAGGACAGATTGCTGGTAACATTTATGCCTAAGATCTTGAAGCTTTCAAAGTTTGTAGTAGATGTGAGTTGATAGCCTGTACCCTGAGACGGAtctagaaaggggggagaggtatCGGAAATAGTACAAATGAATTTGAGAGCAGAGTGAAAATTGGGGTAAAGTTACGAAATCAACTATTCTACCAGGGACAGGTTCTGAGATGACAGTTTCACTCAAAACATTGAGGCAAAATGTATTCTTTTTTCTCTggaatttcttttttttctgaaaatACAAAATGTTTAGAACAGGAAGGAGAGAAAGTATATGTATCTGCAAAGCTGAATAAATTGAATGCCAATGTTTGGAATTTTCTGTTACTTTTGTTCCACGTAAGAGGTAATGACGGCAGCTGTGAAAGTGTTTCACCAGTCTTCACTTCCGATTTCAAATATCCAGGGATTCCAGTTGCCCAAGCCTCCAGAGCCGCCTGCTGTTGAAGTGGAATACTACACCATTGCAGAATTCCAGACACACATTGCTGATGGCATCAGCTTCCGAGGAGGCCAGAAAGCTGAGGTAGGCTTCCTACTTTAATCATCCCCGGCTGAAGCTTGTTACTTTCAAACAATTATTTAAGATGGTGGGATCTGACTTAATTGTCAGTAAGATGGTGGGATCTGACTCGGTACAGTACACCCTCGCAATAACGGACCTCTATATAGTGGATTTATGTTATAGCTGGCCGAGCTCCCGTTGCGTGAGTACCGGACCCGTCCCTGGTGCACCACATCTATGGCTCCCCGGCCTGTGATATCCAGCTGATttaacaccccccaccccccccccccaccgcaccacGCCATGTTTCCTTCCTCCCAGCCTTGGGTTAAACTTTACCCCCACCCCACAGCTTTAAGCAGGCAATCTGTAATAACGGACCTCTCCCACCCCATGGTCTGTtattgagggtttactgtattccaTTAGTTGTGCCAACAAATTACTTCCATGCCTGTGTAATTGCTGGGGTTTGGAAAAAGCTGATCTTTCTTTCTCAATTCATCTATTCGTTTCCTGATGTGGTTTACAAAATCACAATATTTAATCCTCTATAGAATACTCAGTACTGATATTTATGTTTGCAATATTTTCATTTGAAAGGCTTCGCATTAAGCAAGGATTTACAACAAAATTCTATAGCACCTTGCCCATGCACCTCTGCTTCCATCTTCCACGCTTCATCTTTATCTGATTGTTCTTTATATCTGTCTGAAATATAGTGCTTGTTTACATATTTAATCCATAGGTCATTGAGAAAAATCTAGGCGGATGGTGGTACGTGCAGATTGGGCAAAAGGAAGGCTGGGCACCATCGTCTTATATTGACAAAAGAAAGAAACCAAACCTGTCCAGAAGAAGCAGCACACTAATGCGGCCAAAGATCCCTCCCCCAGCACCACCCACCAAAAGCAAGCCAAACTCTGGCGAAACAAGTCCAGGAAATGAGCGGGAATGCACACAGCAAAAACCCAAGTTTGAGGAACCAGAGTATGATATTCCTTCTGCACTATATGACCATGAGCCACAAAATGATCTGAGGAGCACTGATTATGAACTAGTCAAAGAAGAATTATTAGAACAGGACCAGACAGATTCCAGCCAACAGCAGATCAAACAATGCCCAAACTCCACACTGAGGAAAGCTTACTTCAGAGTTGGTGAATCTTCAGAAAGTTTACCTTGTGATCATCAATTCGTGTGTACTTCTGGTGATAAGGATTACAACCAAGGAGGAAGTAACAATAATTTAGTATCTAATGGGGTCTATGAAATTGTTAGTCAGGTTGTTGCTACACTGTCAGTAACTGAGACCAGCTCTTCACCAAAACACATTTCCTCAAAGCATTCTCTAAAAAATCTTCAGTTAAAATCTGAGACCAAAAAGGACCTGGatcttggaaagagtgcagagaattcTAGCAAATCCATGGTTGATATCAATGGGTGCATTGTACAGAAACCTGGACCAAAACGAGAAAAGGACGCATGTGAAACAAATCCAGGCACAGATCAGAGAGCCATTTCCAGTCCCATCACAAAGCCAAAGCCTTCTGTAAGACCAAAGCCTTTCCTGGTAAAACCAGAAGTGCAGAATATGGAGATGAGCAGCATCAGGCGCCATCTTAGGCACACAGGACAAATTAAGCATAGCTCCAAAGGGGCAAAAAGTGATGATGCGGATACCAGTTCATTAACATCCTCTGAAAATTCAGAAGATTCCTTCACTAAAAGTACAGTTGATCTTTCAACACATGCATCACCGGGTCATCATCAGTCGGACGTAGCAAGGCCCAGTGAGCAGGAGGCAGAGTCATTGTACCAATATAGGACAGTGGATAAATATGAAAAAGTCCAGGATAATGAAATCAGTTTTCCAGCAGGAATAATGGTACAGGTTCTGGAAAAACAAGATAGTGGTTGGTGGTTTATTAGAATTGGAGACACGGAGGGATGGGCACctgtctatttcttggagcgtgtGAGTGGCAAACCTGCAGAGTGCACTGCTAAGTTGGAAACGTGTGGAGGTGAGAGGTCAATGAATGAAAAGCAACGCAACTGCACTGAGAAAATAGACACGGTCCAGGCATTAAACAACATCAACCTTGGTCTAAAGAGAGCAACACCTCCAATCCCTGCAAAACCCCCTGGAGGGTTTACTAGACTAGGAGGAAATGTGAATGGTTCCGTAAAAATGAGAAACGGTTTAAAGCAAGCAACTGTGAGGCCGCAATCCGTGTTTGTTGCCCCCTCTTGCAATGATAATACCAACCTGGCTGGATTACTCAGGAGGAATGAATCTATGGTGTGCACAGACAATATCAGGTCTACAGTCAGTATTCGCCGAAATTCATCCTTCAGTACTGTCCGGTTACGGAAGAAGCCTGATGAATCTGATAACCTTCACTCATCTATATCGTCTTCCAGCCAAACAAAGGGTAAACCTCCAGAAAAGTGTGGAGTTGTTGAACCAGATGTCACAGCAAGAATCTCCCAGAAAAACGGAATTCCTGTGTCTGCTGTTAGACCAAAGCCAGTATGCATCCAGGAGAAACCCCAGTTCGTGCAGAACAACTGGAGAGAGATGTACGTTGCAATTGCTGACTATCAGGGAGATGAAGAAACCATGGGTTTCCAAGAAGGGAGTTGCGTGGAGGTGCTGGAACGCAATCCCAATGGTTGGTGGTACTGTCAAATAATGGATAGAGGACGTTGTCAAAAAGGATGGGTGCCTTCAAATTATTTAGAAAAAAAGCACTAATATTTGTTTTATATAAAATATTTCTAATTTATAGATGCAATGTGCATTTTCTAATAGAACTATCAGGTAGTACCACATGCCTGCCATGGAATAAATATTGCTATATTTCAACTGCTGGACTGCTGAGCTAGTGTATACAAGTAAAAGACTGAAACATAAATATAATGAAGTTTGTGGAAAGCTACCTGCAGACACTGGAGTCGTGTGGTGTGTTTGCATGGGGAAGCTTTACAGTGACGAAGCTTCAGAGTGGACCTGATTGTTTACAGCTGGAAAAAGGCATGTTGCATTTTCATGTGCAACAGATTTACTCAAAAGCCGGACCTTTGAGCAGAGTAGGAGTTTTAAGTTAATTATTATTGCTATCTTTTGTTTTAGTATTTACTCGTAACAGAATAGtcaggagttactccagattaATTTTTCACTGATGTCTTTAGCATGCCATAATTTCATACATTAGCATTCCTTTCATTCTGTCATATGTAAATGTTTAttcagttaaaatatatttttagatGTGATGAGGAAGCATTTAGCCCTCTCCAGCCCGTGCACAATCTGGAGTATGGCAGAATTGGTCGAAATTAACATCATcctggattggaggactttagttaCAGAAAAGATTGATAAATTGGGTTGTTTATCCTAGAATGAAGAAGGCTGCCGGAATGACCTGGTAGATATATATACAATTATGGATTATGGTTAGAATATTGCTTATCCTacttcattcatttatttatttattcatagaTAGAATAATTTTCTCATCAAAACCAAAGGTTGGTTGAAGGTGTTTTAAATGGGATCTAAGAGGTATGTTTATTTTGGTTTCATTTGTGACTTATGGTCGATATTTTCCAGAGGAACCCGTGGAATTAGATACAATTACTACATATAAGAGACATTGAGACAGGCACAATTAAGCAAGGTAGACAACTTTTCAAAGAAATAACAAAGAAAGTCAATGAGGGCAGGGTTGTAGTCATAGTCTATATGGacatcagcaaggcctttgataaggttctgcatggtaggctgttctggaagattAAATTGCATAGGTTCGTAGGGTGGGCTAGGTAACGATAGATAATtaacagggtgatggtggaaggtttttTTTACTGGAAGCCATGACTGGTGGAGTATCCCAGCAATCTGCCCAGCACTGATCTCTGTTTGTCATCTTATTAATGAATTGAGTAAgaatgtagacacaagaaacagcagatgttaatttgcaaaaaaagacacacagtgtaggattaactcagcaggacaagcattactccagcactttgcattgttTTTTGGATGAGGCATgactagtaagtttgcagatgtcacTACAATAGTTGGCACAGGAGACAGTGACGACGGTTATCGGGAATTACTGCGGAATCTTGATCAGATGGGGAAGTGGCCAAGGaatagcaaatggagtttaattcatacaagtgcaaggtgttgcattttgagaagtctaacCAGAGGGGGACTTCCAGAGAATGGAGgggccctggggaatgttgtagaacatAGAGACCAAAGAGTACAAGTGCATTGTTCCCTGAGAGAGATGTCACAGGtagacagagtggtgaagaaagctGCTGGCACACTAGCATTGGAGAGTTGAAGCACTGAGTATAAACGTTGGGatgctattgcagttgtacaagacattggtaaaaccacagtctgaagaagggtctcgacccgaaacgtcgcctatttccttcgctccatagatgctgccttacccgctgagtttctccagcatttttgtctaccttcgatcttccagcatctgcagttccttcttaagcacttgGAATGtaatgttcagttttgatcaccctgcgatAGGAACAATGCCATttagctagaaagagtgcagaaaatatttacgaggacgttgccagggcttgagggccAGAGGTGAAAGAGAGATTGGGTAGGCTAGAACTTTAGTCCTTGGAACCcaagaggctgaggagtgatcttacagaggagtataagatcatgaggggaatacacaCAATCTTTCTCCCAGGGTTGAGCGTTAAAGGGCAGAGATTTAAACTGAAAGTGTAAAAATTTAATAGCAACGTGAGGAGTAACCTTGTCACACACATGGTGGTCGTATATGGAACTAATTGTCTGTGGAAGTGGTTGAGTCAGGTATAacaacaccaataaaaataaattggacaggtacatggataagagaggtttagagggatataggtaaATGCATGCAAATGAGACTAACTTAgacgaggcatcttggttggtttgtttgataaaccaaagggcctgtttccatactccgTGACACTGCATAGATACCTTGGAGTATTATTAATTCAACGTTTTCAATAGTTGTCAAATATTAAAAATTCAATGGTCCCATTATATTCTGCCTGTACATGTTATTTTTTAACCAAATCTGCACACCAGGTAATATGAGTTTATTATTCCTTTTGAACATATAACATAAAAGCACACAGAATCTTCATGTATTGAAGACTGAAGGTCTGTGaccttttttaaatattaaacaaTGGTGCTAGTTTCACCGGACCATGACTTTGACACTCACTGTGaactagatgatcagccacgatcacagtgaatggcggtgctgtctcgaggggccgaatggcctactcctgcacctattgtctattgtctagacaTTGGGAGGAAATCAGGCTGAGACATCTGGGATGCAATTGGCTGGAAGGGTTTATGCTTCCTCATCAGCAGGGCAGTGTTGTGTAAACTTGTGCCGCCAATAATGCTTGCTTTGCTGCCAGTGATGTAAAAATATATTAATGGTGTGGAAATTGGTGCGTCTGCAGAATGGTGCACAACCCGTTTCTC from Amblyraja radiata isolate CabotCenter1 chromosome 8, sAmbRad1.1.pri, whole genome shotgun sequence encodes:
- the LOC116976545 gene encoding LOW QUALITY PROTEIN: SH3 and PX domain-containing protein 2A-like (The sequence of the model RefSeq protein was modified relative to this genomic sequence to represent the inferred CDS: inserted 1 base in 1 codon); the protein is MNVIPHFITDLGIYQEKYITVQQYVNQGKDEIXFEKGVMVEVIQRNLEGWWFIRYQGKEGWAPASYLRKIKDELSPTKKPVNGPVEIIGNIMEISNLLNKKTSSEKEIQTENEPRHYDHPPLTAKEISLPLPCEQTNGDVAVLIGTEKRFSRATPGTPAVARIAPQRAEIGSPNLRQKPPPRREASMGFQLPKPPEPPAVEVEYYTIAEFQTHIADGISFRGGQKAEVIEKNLGGWWYVQIGQKEGWAPSSYIDKRKKPNLSRRSSTLMRPKIPPPAPPTKSKPNSGETSPGNERECTQQKPKFEEPEYDIPSALYDHEPQNDLRSTDYELVKEELLEQDQTDSSQQQIKQCPNSTLRKAYFRVGESSESLPCDHQFVCTSGDKDYNQGGSNNNLVSNGVYEIVSQVVATLSVTETSSSPKHISSKHSLKNLQLKSETKKDLDLGKSAENSSKSMVDINGCIVQKPGPKREKDACETNPGTDQRAISSPITKPKPSVRPKPFLVKPEVQNMEMSSIRRHLRHTGQIKHSSKGAKSDDADTSSLTSSENSEDSFTKSTVDLSTHASPGHHQSDVARPSEQEAESLYQYRTVDKYEKVQDNEISFPAGIMVQVLEKQDSGWWFIRIGDTEGWAPVYFLERVSGKPAECTAKLETCGGERSMNEKQRNCTEKIDTVQALNNINLGLKRATPPIPAKPPGGFTRLGGNVNGSVKMRNGLKQATVRPQSVFVAPSCNDNTNLAGLLRRNESMVCTDNIRSTVSIRRNSSFSTVRLRKKPDESDNLHSSISSSSQTKGKPPEKCGVVEPDVTARISQKNGIPVSAVRPKPVCIQEKPQFVQNNWREMYVAIADYQGDEETMGFQEGSCVEVLERNPNGWWYCQIMDRGRCQKGWVPSNYLEKKH